The Streptomyces sp. NBC_00236 DNA window CCCATTGATCAGCACCCCCGGTTCCCGTCACCGGCCACTGACACGGTTCGACCAGGATCAGCTCTGGGGGCGTCGTCCAGTTACGGGGACAGGTCTGCCGGCTTACGACGACAGGTCTGCCGGCTGGTGCGCGACAGTGAGTGGCCCCCAGCAGGCCCCCGAGGTCCTGTGCCTCTCACTGATCCGCTTGCCTCGCACACCAGGTCGTTAGTCTCGTAGGTATGCAAAGCCTGGCGATGATCGAGAACTGGCCCGTCCCCACCGCGGCAGCGGCCGTCGTACGAGCAGACGGGACGGTCGCCGGTACGCACGGGCCCACCGCGCACCGCTTCCCGCTCGCCTCCGTCACCAAGCCGCTCGCGGCCTACGCGGCGCTGGTGGCGTACGAGGAGGGCGCGGTCGAACTCGACGAACCGGCGGGCCCCGACGGATCCACGGTCCGGCATCTGCTCGCCCACACCAGCGGTCTCGCGTTCGACGAGCACCGGGTGACGGCCCCGCCCGGCACCCGGCGGCTCTACTCGAACGCCGGCTTCGAGGTGCTCGGCGATCACATCGCGAAGGCCACCGACATCCCGTTCCCCGAGTACCTGCGCCAGGCGGTGCTGGAGCCTCTGGGCATGACGGCGACCACGCTGGACGGCTCCCCCGCGCGCGACGGCGTCTCGACGGTCGAGGACCTCACCCGGTTCGCCGCCGAGGTCCAGGCCCCGCGCCTGCTCGACCCGCGCACGGTGCTGGAGGCGCAGAGCGTCGTCCACCCCGGCCTGAAGGGCGTCCTGCCCGGCTACGGCCACCAGAACCCCAACGACTGGGGCCTCGGCTTCGAGATCCGGGACCACAAGTCGCCGCACTGGACCGGCACCTCCTCCTCCCCCGCGACCTTCGGTCACTTCGGGCAGTCCGGCACGTTCCTGTGGATCGACCCGGCGGCGGGCGCGGCGTGCGTGGCGCTGACCGACCGGGCTTTCGGCCCGTGGGCGGCCGAGGTGTGGCCGCCGTTCACGGACTCGGTGCTGGCGGAACTGCGGGCGTAACCGGCGGCCCGGCGGCGGTCAGGCACTCGAACCACACCGCCTTGCCGCCGCCGTCGCGACGCGCCTCGACGCCCCACTTGTCGGCGACGGCGCCGACGAGGTGCAGCCCCCTTCCGCCCTCGTCGAGCACATCGCCCTCGACCACGACAGGGATCTGCGGGCAGTCGTCCGCCACTTCGACACGCACGCCCTCGCCGTCCGGGAGCCGGAAGACGAAGGTCTGGCAGCGGCGGCCGGGCACGTGCCGGACCACATTGGCGATCAGCTCGGTGAGCGCGAGCTCGGCAGCGTCGGCGAGGTCCGCCATGCCCCATCCGGTGAGGTAGAGCCGCAGGATGCGCCGCAGGTGCCGGGCGGAGTGCTCGCCCATGGCGAAGTCGGCCCGGTAGACGGGCTCTTCGGACTCGGTCCGGTGAGCAATTACGTGATTCATGTCACCATCGTGCGACCAGGTGACTACGCTCGGCTACGTACCGAAACGAACGCCGCGAGGCGTTGCACACCGGAGGTCCTGCCGTGGCCAACGTCCAGTCGCTCGATCCCAGCGCCTCTCCACTGGACTACTACGGCTGGGAGTTGCGCCGCCTGCGCGAGGCCGCCGGCCTGAACCAGGGCCAGTTGGGCGAGATCATCTTCTGTACGGGCTCACTGATCGGCCAGATCGAGACCACGAGGAAGCTACCCACCCGCGACTTCTCCGAACGCGTCGACGCCGCGCTGGGTACGGACGGGACGTTCTCCCGGCTGATGGGCCTGGTCCTGCGGAGCCAGCTGCCAACGTGGTTCCAGCCGTACGCGGAGATGGAGGCGAAGGCCGCCTACATCTCGACGTACCAGGCGCAGTTGGTCTACGGGCTGTTGCAGACGGAGGGGTATGCGCGGGCCCTCCTCGGGGTCGACTACCCGGACAGAATCGACGAAATGGCGGCCGCGCGGCTGGACCGGCAGCGGATTCTAGGGCGCGAGAATCCCCCCGCGCTGTGGATCGTCATGAGCGAGGCCGCACTGCTCCAGGAGGTCGGCGGGCGTGACGTCATGCGAGAGCAACTTGGGCGGCTGTTGGGTCTCCGGAACGACCCCTGGGTACAGGTTCAGGTGCTGCCATTCGACGTCGGGCAACACACGGGAATGATGGGGTCGTTCACCTTGCTGCGTTTCGAGGACGACCCTGACCTCTTCTACGTGGAGAGCTACGATCAAGGCCATATGACCGCCAACCCATCAGTAATCAAGGAGCGTTCGGTCGGCTACGCTCGGCTGCAAGCTACAGCCCTCTCCCCCGAGGACTCGGCATTGCTGATCGCTCGCGTGATGGAGGAACGCTATGGAAACCAGTCATGAGTTGGCAGGAGCGCGCTGGCGCAAGTCGTCGTACAGCGGAACCAACGGCGGCGAGTGCGTCGAGTGCACCGTGACCGGCGGCGCGGCCTGGCGTAAGTCGTCGTACAGCGGAACCAACGGCGGCGACTGCGTCGAGGTCGCTGCCGGCACCTGCGGCTCCGTCCCCGTCCGCGACAGCAAGGTCCACGACGGCCCCGTCATCGTGGTCGGAGCCGGCGCATGGCGCGGCTTCGTGGAAGGGCTTCGCGGGGAGTGACGCCCCTTCTGCCCTACGACGCCGTGCTCTGCGACATCGACGGCGTGATCCGCCACTGGCCGGCTGCGGACGAGTTGGAGCGAGAGCACGGGCTTCCCATCGGCGCGCTCGCAGCCGCGGCATTCGCCCCCGTACGCCTGCACCCGGCCATCACCGGGCAGATCACCGACGAGCAGTGGCGATCTGCGGTCGCCGTCGAACTCGCGGCCCGCCACGGATCAAAGGAGCGAGCGGACGCTGCGGTGGGGGCCTGGTCCGCCCTCCTGCCCGCCGTCGATCAAGAAGTCGTCGCGCTGCTCAAGGAGGTACGCGCGGTCGCGTCCGTAGCCCTGGTCTCCAACGCAACCACACGGCTGGAGCGGGACCTGGAACGCCAAGGACTCGCCGACCTCGCCCATGCCGTCGTGAACACCGCGCGCATCGGCGTCGCGAAACCGGATCTTCGTGTCTACGGCACCGCTGCCGAGCGCCTGGAGGCGGCGGTCGACCGCTGCCTGTTCATCGACGACACCGAGGCCAATGTCGCAGCGGCCCGCGAAGCCGGGATGACCGCCGTCCACTACCGCCGGTTCGCAGATCTGCACGAGGCGTTGTCGCCGCTTCGGCGCGTGGCCTGACTGCCACCCTGAACCACCGGCCTGGGCCTCAGGCGTCAGGGTCGACTTCGGGGTGTGAGAACCGCACGGGCTTGCCCAGCGACCGGGCGTAGGCGATTTCGGCTCGGGTGCTGTCCCCGATGTAGTCGCCCACTACCAGTACCTCATCGGCGAGGCGGATCTTCGCCCGGTGCAGATCGTCGAGTCGAACCTTCAGCGCCTGGGCCTCGACAGGATCGGACCAGAGTGCGTGCGGCGACTTCAGGTCGCAGCCCGGTTTGACGACGATCCTTCCGGCTTCGGTCTCCCGCAGATCGGCCTCGTTCATCTCGGCCATGAAGCGGGTGGAGCCGCAGATCACGACGATACCCGGGAGGCTCAACAGCCTCTTCGCGTCGGCGAGCTTCTCCTCGGGGGTGAGCAGTTGCGGATATGACACCAATTCCTCCTGGCGGTGTGGTCCAAGGGGTGCCTGCGGAGACGAGAACGAGGCTACTGGCAGGTTGGCCCGATTACGGCTGCCGCGCCCGCCACCGCCGCTTCTTCCGGGGCCTGTGCCTGGTCCTCAGTCGCCGTCGACATGACCATGCTGCGTGAGGGCGCGGGTCGTCCGGTCCGGCCGGTCGGCGACATCCGCTCTGGACGCTCTCGCGCTGTCCGTCGAGCTCACGACATGCCTCGCCTCTCTTCGAGCCATCGGGGATGTCACGCGACGCCCCGATTCCCAGCGGCAACGAGGGCGGGCTCATCGGTAAGCTCGGCCCGAACAGGCGTGCTCTGGGGGGCTCATGACGGCAGCGGTTGCACCACCCATCGTTTTCGTCCACGGAACGCGGTTCAGCGCGGGGCAGTGGAGTTCACAACTCGCCGCGCTCCGAGGCGAATACCAGGTCACAGCCGTCGACCTGCCGGGGCACGGAGCCCGTTCCGGTCAGCCCTGGAGTCTGACGTCGGCCACCGAGATCATCGCGTCCGCCGTGGACTCACTGGACAGCGGACCGGCCCTCGTCGTCGGGCACTCGCTCGGCGGGTACGCCGCGCTGGAGTTCGCGCGGCGCTGCCCCGGACGGCTGCGGGGCCTGGTTCTCGCGGGGGCCAGCGCCTCGACGCGCG harbors:
- a CDS encoding ATP-binding protein, with amino-acid sequence MNHVIAHRTESEEPVYRADFAMGEHSARHLRRILRLYLTGWGMADLADAAELALTELIANVVRHVPGRRCQTFVFRLPDGEGVRVEVADDCPQIPVVVEGDVLDEGGRGLHLVGAVADKWGVEARRDGGGKAVWFECLTAAGPPVTPAVPPAPSP
- a CDS encoding HAD-IA family hydrolase, which codes for MTPLLPYDAVLCDIDGVIRHWPAADELEREHGLPIGALAAAAFAPVRLHPAITGQITDEQWRSAVAVELAARHGSKERADAAVGAWSALLPAVDQEVVALLKEVRAVASVALVSNATTRLERDLERQGLADLAHAVVNTARIGVAKPDLRVYGTAAERLEAAVDRCLFIDDTEANVAAAREAGMTAVHYRRFADLHEALSPLRRVA
- a CDS encoding helix-turn-helix domain-containing protein, coding for MANVQSLDPSASPLDYYGWELRRLREAAGLNQGQLGEIIFCTGSLIGQIETTRKLPTRDFSERVDAALGTDGTFSRLMGLVLRSQLPTWFQPYAEMEAKAAYISTYQAQLVYGLLQTEGYARALLGVDYPDRIDEMAAARLDRQRILGRENPPALWIVMSEAALLQEVGGRDVMREQLGRLLGLRNDPWVQVQVLPFDVGQHTGMMGSFTLLRFEDDPDLFYVESYDQGHMTANPSVIKERSVGYARLQATALSPEDSALLIARVMEERYGNQS
- a CDS encoding serine hydrolase domain-containing protein is translated as MQSLAMIENWPVPTAAAAVVRADGTVAGTHGPTAHRFPLASVTKPLAAYAALVAYEEGAVELDEPAGPDGSTVRHLLAHTSGLAFDEHRVTAPPGTRRLYSNAGFEVLGDHIAKATDIPFPEYLRQAVLEPLGMTATTLDGSPARDGVSTVEDLTRFAAEVQAPRLLDPRTVLEAQSVVHPGLKGVLPGYGHQNPNDWGLGFEIRDHKSPHWTGTSSSPATFGHFGQSGTFLWIDPAAGAACVALTDRAFGPWAAEVWPPFTDSVLAELRA
- a CDS encoding DUF397 domain-containing protein, with translation METSHELAGARWRKSSYSGTNGGECVECTVTGGAAWRKSSYSGTNGGDCVEVAAGTCGSVPVRDSKVHDGPVIVVGAGAWRGFVEGLRGE